Proteins encoded within one genomic window of Anaerohalosphaeraceae bacterium:
- a CDS encoding glycoside hydrolase family 44 protein: MRTLIWKVLCFWTVSGAAAGAIVVNYTIQTEKERAMISPYIYGANFDHVTCGNLTVRRMGGNRTTGYNWENNFSNAGSDWNHSSDRYMSSYLPWNQQLIPGKVYADFRQADINAGRASVLTLQMAGYVSADDWGTVTEAQTAPSSRWKEVVYKKNAPFCVPAGSPNTTDAYVYMDEFVNYLVTTFGNANTPTGVKFYSLDNEPALWAYTHPRIHPNKVGCVELISRSTALAAAVKDVDPYAQITGPVLYGFAAFLSLQDAPDWNSVKGSCSWFIDYYLAQMKAAEVAGGRRLLDVLDVHWYPEARDDNDVRITNFAATETNYITRMQAPRTLWDSGYIENSWIGQWFSSYLPLLPKIFNSIQTYYPGTKLAFTEYNYGGENHISGGIAQADVLGIFGKYGVYLATYWGGNGIYTNAAFHLYRNYDGNNSTFGDVKVYASMSDKVNSSIYASMFSGINNQLHLIVLNRHLTEPISGSFTITSPCLYTSGRVWAFDSSSAVITERTPVSSIVNNTFSYSIPPLTACHFVLQSERPLADLSGDCQVGLEDLALFCGQWLAEGLGPQSSCSDFNRDGVIDGADWVVLSGEWLR, translated from the coding sequence ATGAGAACATTGATTTGGAAGGTGCTCTGTTTCTGGACAGTGTCTGGAGCGGCTGCGGGAGCGATTGTGGTCAATTATACGATACAAACGGAAAAAGAGCGGGCGATGATCAGTCCCTATATTTACGGGGCCAATTTCGACCACGTAACATGCGGGAATCTGACGGTTCGGCGGATGGGAGGCAACCGCACAACGGGGTATAACTGGGAGAACAATTTTTCCAATGCAGGCAGCGACTGGAATCATTCAAGCGACCGGTATATGTCCAGCTATCTGCCGTGGAATCAGCAGCTGATACCCGGCAAGGTCTATGCGGATTTTCGGCAGGCCGATATCAATGCCGGACGCGCATCGGTTCTGACGCTCCAGATGGCCGGGTATGTGTCGGCGGATGACTGGGGGACGGTCACGGAAGCTCAAACGGCCCCCTCCTCCCGCTGGAAAGAGGTCGTTTATAAGAAGAATGCCCCGTTTTGTGTGCCGGCGGGAAGCCCCAATACGACGGATGCCTACGTGTATATGGATGAATTTGTCAATTATCTGGTGACAACCTTCGGAAACGCCAACACTCCGACAGGGGTCAAGTTTTACTCGCTGGACAATGAGCCGGCCCTGTGGGCCTATACGCATCCGCGGATTCATCCGAACAAGGTGGGCTGTGTAGAGCTGATCAGCAGGAGTACGGCGCTGGCGGCGGCGGTCAAGGATGTGGACCCGTATGCGCAGATTACCGGGCCGGTTCTGTATGGCTTTGCGGCGTTTTTGAGTTTGCAGGATGCACCGGACTGGAACAGCGTCAAAGGAAGCTGTTCCTGGTTTATCGATTATTATCTGGCTCAGATGAAGGCGGCGGAAGTGGCCGGCGGGAGGCGGCTGCTGGATGTGCTGGATGTGCATTGGTATCCGGAAGCACGGGATGACAATGATGTCCGGATTACTAATTTTGCGGCGACGGAGACCAATTATATCACGCGGATGCAGGCGCCGCGAACGCTGTGGGACAGCGGGTATATTGAAAACAGCTGGATTGGGCAGTGGTTCAGCAGTTATCTGCCGCTGCTGCCGAAGATTTTCAATTCCATTCAGACGTATTATCCGGGGACAAAACTGGCGTTTACGGAATACAATTACGGCGGGGAAAATCATATTTCCGGCGGGATTGCTCAGGCGGATGTACTGGGGATATTCGGGAAATACGGCGTCTATCTGGCGACATACTGGGGCGGCAACGGGATCTATACGAATGCGGCGTTTCATCTGTACCGCAATTATGACGGAAACAACTCGACATTCGGCGATGTGAAAGTGTACGCTTCGATGTCAGATAAAGTCAACAGTTCGATTTATGCATCGATGTTTTCGGGAATTAACAATCAGCTACATTTGATTGTTCTGAACAGACATTTGACGGAACCCATCAGCGGCAGCTTCACAATTACCAGCCCCTGCCTTTATACATCCGGTCGTGTGTGGGCCTTTGACAGTTCCAGTGCCGTCATCACGGAGCGGACGCCTGTTTCCTCGATTGTCAATAATACATTTTCCTACAGCATTCCGCCCCTGACGGCCTGCCATTTTGTGCTTCAGTCCGAGCGGCCTTTGGCGGATTTGTCAGGGGATTGTCAGGTCGGATTGGAGGATTTGGCTTTGTTCTGCGGACAGTGGCTCGCAGAAGGATTGGGACCGCAAAGCAGCTGCAGCGATTTCAACCGGGACGGTGTGATTGACGGAGCTGATTGGGTTGTCTTGTCGGGTGAATGGCTCCGATAG
- a CDS encoding CBM35 domain-containing protein gives MKYAGSWFIGVVLSLQSISGAEFSRIPFHNQSLFLNGLNLAWHHFADDIGPNPATPDLAHFESVFSQLESSGANCMRLWLHTNGANTPAWDGFTVTGPGANTIADLEAILDLAWEHRISLMLCLWSFDMLRESYGTTITDRSMAILTDPTYRQTYIDNALIPMVSALAGHPAILAWEIFNEPEGMSNEFGWSGIRRVPMSAIQAFVNRCAGAIHRAAPGVPVTSGCWDMQAGTDVDGHTNYYTDARLIAAGGDADGTLDFYCIHYYDWAGAAHSPFLHPASYWGLDKPLVIAEFYPNCTYCTGQSYETLYQNGYAGALAWSWTDTVPQSQMLEHILAVSSAHPEDILIRLEGDPLPPVCRMVWPAGPIRIPANVNLTLEAEAEDSDGSIVKVEFYEGATKLGEDTQSPYQFLWSGVPEGTYSLTARATDSENLKGTSEAVLLRSGGSVGVQPQRYEAEAAVYTGTIVVRSSSSAGGGQYLRMTEDGTITWTVQVPASGTYPMTVRYNLYYGTPKTQYLRINGGPQMLLVFDDAQTQTWLTKTVEVGLSAGSNTIAIEKFWGWMYFDYIELTLPTICAYGDLNLDCQVNLEDLAVLASGWLNPYEMSELADISADWQD, from the coding sequence ATGAAGTACGCGGGTTCTTGGTTTATCGGAGTTGTTTTGTCGCTGCAGTCCATAAGCGGGGCGGAGTTTTCTCGAATTCCTTTTCACAATCAGAGTTTGTTTCTGAACGGGCTGAATCTGGCCTGGCACCATTTTGCCGACGATATCGGGCCGAACCCTGCTACCCCGGATTTGGCTCATTTTGAGAGTGTGTTTTCGCAGCTGGAGTCCAGCGGGGCAAACTGTATGCGGCTGTGGCTGCATACCAACGGAGCCAATACCCCGGCCTGGGACGGCTTTACGGTGACGGGACCCGGAGCGAATACCATTGCGGATTTGGAAGCGATTCTGGATTTGGCGTGGGAGCATCGGATTTCTCTGATGCTGTGTCTGTGGTCGTTTGATATGCTGCGGGAATCCTATGGGACGACGATTACGGACCGGTCGATGGCGATTCTGACGGACCCGACGTATCGGCAGACCTACATTGATAATGCACTGATTCCGATGGTATCGGCTCTGGCGGGGCATCCGGCGATTCTGGCGTGGGAGATTTTTAATGAGCCGGAAGGAATGAGCAATGAGTTCGGCTGGTCGGGGATACGGCGGGTTCCGATGTCGGCGATTCAGGCTTTTGTCAATCGATGTGCGGGGGCGATTCATCGGGCGGCGCCGGGAGTGCCGGTGACCAGCGGCTGCTGGGATATGCAGGCGGGAACAGATGTGGACGGGCATACCAATTATTATACGGATGCACGGCTGATTGCCGCCGGCGGGGACGCGGACGGGACGCTGGATTTTTACTGCATTCATTATTATGACTGGGCGGGAGCGGCTCATTCGCCGTTTCTGCATCCGGCTTCGTATTGGGGGCTGGATAAGCCGCTGGTGATTGCGGAGTTTTATCCAAACTGTACGTATTGTACAGGCCAGTCCTATGAGACCCTTTATCAAAACGGCTATGCGGGGGCGCTGGCATGGTCGTGGACGGATACGGTTCCTCAAAGTCAAATGCTTGAACATATTCTGGCGGTTTCGTCGGCCCATCCGGAGGATATTCTGATTCGTCTGGAAGGAGACCCGCTGCCGCCGGTGTGCCGAATGGTCTGGCCGGCGGGCCCGATTCGAATCCCGGCGAATGTCAATCTGACTCTGGAGGCGGAGGCGGAGGATTCCGACGGCTCGATTGTGAAGGTGGAGTTCTATGAGGGAGCCACGAAATTAGGGGAGGATACCCAAAGCCCGTATCAGTTTCTCTGGAGCGGTGTGCCGGAGGGGACCTATTCCCTGACGGCTCGTGCGACAGACAGCGAGAATCTGAAGGGGACTTCGGAAGCAGTCCTCCTTCGGTCGGGCGGCAGTGTCGGCGTGCAGCCGCAGCGATATGAGGCCGAGGCGGCTGTTTATACAGGTACGATTGTTGTCCGCAGTTCCTCCTCGGCCGGCGGCGGTCAGTATCTTCGAATGACGGAGGATGGGACGATTACCTGGACGGTTCAGGTGCCTGCTTCAGGGACATATCCGATGACCGTTCGGTACAATCTTTATTATGGAACGCCGAAAACACAGTATCTGCGGATTAACGGCGGTCCGCAGATGCTGCTGGTTTTTGATGATGCACAGACCCAAACCTGGCTGACGAAGACGGTAGAGGTCGGGCTGTCGGCAGGCAGCAATACGATTGCGATTGAGAAATTCTGGGGGTGGATGTATTTTGATTATATTGAGCTGACCTTGCCGACGATTTGTGCATATGGAGATTTGAATTTGGATTGTCAGGTGAATCTGGAGGACTTAGCGGTTTTGGCGTCAGGATGGCTGAATCCTTACGAGATGTCGGAGCTGGCGGATATTTCAGCAGATTGGCAGGATTAA
- a CDS encoding PEP-CTERM sorting domain-containing protein (PEP-CTERM proteins occur, often in large numbers, in the proteomes of bacteria that also encode an exosortase, a predicted intramembrane cysteine proteinase. The presence of a PEP-CTERM domain at a protein's C-terminus predicts cleavage within the sorting domain, followed by covalent anchoring to some some component of the (usually Gram-negative) cell surface. Many PEP-CTERM proteins exhibit an unusual sequence composition that includes large numbers of potential glycosylation sites. Expression of one such protein has been shown restore the ability of a bacterium to form floc, a type of biofilm.), translating into MKKCLLMLFAMGIVSVGQAVVIGDFEAGMDNWGPSWEGGASFTIGSVPGTVTRGNNSVAVKLSDGGYWKMMWSAPSAPGLMNNVILTFDVTMYANEWSGNNWTKVADKIAFNSDSGWQEWTTATAVDRLTGLPTSTDWGPWAGDAFKSYRLEIPSYNALNWFQIVISFQQNPVAGAGNFYIDNIQLIPEPTTIALLGLGALPLLRKRQ; encoded by the coding sequence ATGAAGAAATGTTTGCTGATGTTGTTTGCGATGGGGATTGTCTCCGTCGGCCAGGCCGTGGTGATCGGCGATTTTGAAGCCGGGATGGATAACTGGGGTCCGAGCTGGGAAGGCGGAGCTTCGTTTACGATTGGTTCAGTGCCGGGAACGGTTACGCGGGGAAACAACAGCGTTGCTGTGAAACTTTCCGACGGCGGATATTGGAAAATGATGTGGAGTGCACCCTCGGCCCCGGGACTGATGAACAACGTGATTCTGACCTTCGATGTGACGATGTATGCCAATGAGTGGTCGGGCAACAACTGGACCAAGGTTGCTGACAAGATTGCCTTTAACAGCGACAGCGGCTGGCAGGAATGGACCACAGCGACGGCCGTGGACCGGCTGACGGGACTGCCGACCTCGACCGACTGGGGGCCCTGGGCCGGCGATGCTTTCAAGAGTTATCGGCTGGAAATTCCCAGTTACAATGCCCTCAACTGGTTCCAGATTGTGATTTCCTTCCAGCAGAATCCTGTTGCCGGCGCCGGGAATTTCTATATTGACAATATCCAGCTGATTCCGGAGCCGACCACGATTGCTTTGCTGGGTCTGGGAGCCCTGCCGCTGCTTCGCAAGAGGCAATAA
- a CDS encoding glycosyl hydrolase, translated as MQLPAFLFILSSVIWNAGCSRSPQLSEGTPLSHPLPAASACLSDGPSDPNASPQAAALYRNLKLLSGRAVLFGHHETLAYGIGWRNHNWDSDIARVCGDYPAVFGWDLGEIGRPANIDHVPFDRMKNWIRQVYEKNGINTISWHMRNPATGGSSWDTTPAVSRLLPGGDLHETYRRTLELAAAFLDIRGPNNEPIPIVLRLFHEHNGDWFWWGRKTCTPEEFIRLWRFTVDYFRNEKQMHQFLYAYSPDICKSPQDYLERYPGDKYVDILGMDNYYHFRNGEVLEQAVRDLQLLARIAAEKNKPAALTETGVNKMPDPNWFTQVLLQAMTADESTRRIVWVCLWRNESPRHFFAVYPEHPAAEDFRAFYAHPFTLFLSEMPEMYR; from the coding sequence ATGCAATTGCCCGCTTTTCTTTTTATCCTGTCGTCCGTTATCTGGAATGCCGGCTGCAGCCGCAGTCCGCAATTGTCCGAGGGCACGCCGCTGAGTCATCCGCTCCCTGCTGCATCCGCCTGCCTCTCAGACGGCCCTTCCGACCCCAATGCATCGCCTCAAGCTGCCGCGCTGTACCGCAATCTCAAACTCCTCTCCGGCCGTGCCGTTCTCTTCGGTCACCATGAAACGCTCGCTTACGGCATCGGCTGGAGGAATCATAACTGGGACAGCGACATTGCCCGGGTCTGCGGAGACTACCCGGCGGTTTTCGGCTGGGACCTCGGAGAAATCGGACGTCCGGCCAACATTGACCATGTTCCCTTCGACCGAATGAAAAACTGGATTCGGCAGGTTTATGAAAAAAACGGCATCAACACCATCAGCTGGCATATGCGAAATCCCGCCACCGGCGGCAGCTCGTGGGATACAACCCCCGCCGTCTCCCGGCTCCTGCCGGGCGGCGACCTTCACGAAACCTACCGCCGGACACTCGAGCTGGCCGCTGCATTCCTCGACATCCGCGGCCCGAACAACGAACCGATTCCCATCGTCCTGCGGCTTTTCCACGAACACAACGGAGACTGGTTCTGGTGGGGACGGAAGACCTGCACCCCTGAGGAATTCATCCGCCTGTGGCGGTTTACGGTCGACTACTTCCGAAACGAAAAGCAGATGCACCAGTTCCTTTACGCCTACAGCCCCGACATTTGCAAAAGCCCGCAGGATTACCTCGAACGCTATCCCGGTGATAAGTACGTTGATATCCTCGGAATGGATAATTATTACCATTTTCGCAATGGAGAGGTGCTCGAACAGGCCGTCCGCGACCTTCAACTGCTTGCCCGAATCGCCGCAGAAAAAAACAAACCCGCCGCCCTCACTGAAACAGGCGTCAACAAAATGCCCGACCCAAACTGGTTCACACAAGTCCTCCTTCAGGCCATGACCGCTGATGAATCAACCCGCCGAATCGTTTGGGTTTGTCTCTGGAGAAACGAAAGCCCCCGCCACTTCTTCGCCGTCTATCCGGAGCATCCGGCCGCCGAAGACTTTCGGGCCTTCTATGCCCATCCCTTCACATTGTTTCTGAGCGAGATGCCTGAAATGTACCGATAA
- a CDS encoding glycosidase, with product MKTIDNYPQAVRRLYEKYNQLIERKNRPAEEEGLFHRYLHPVLTRDHIPPSWRYEFDPQHNPFLLERLSVNSVFNAGAIRIGDSFLLAARVEGADRKSFFAIAESKSGIEGFRFWERPVEIPELDESETNLYDLRLTAHEDGWIYGLFCVESKDPAAPPEDTSSAVAQAGIARTKDLKKWERLANLKTPSPQQRNVVLHPEFVNGCYGFYTRPQDGFIQTGSGGGIGWGTCRSIEEAVLTEEIIVDEKRYHTIQEVKNGLGPAPIKTRYGWLHLAHGVRNTAAGLRYVLYVFMTDLTCPWKVTHRPGGYLLAPRGSERVGDVSNVLFSNGWILDDEGTVYLYYGSSDTRLHVATCPLEALVDYTLNTPEDGGRTSKCVQQRIELIERNQTWLQKEGLL from the coding sequence ATGAAGACAATTGACAATTACCCCCAGGCGGTTCGCCGTCTTTATGAAAAGTATAATCAGCTGATTGAGCGGAAAAATCGTCCGGCAGAGGAAGAAGGACTGTTTCATCGCTATTTGCATCCGGTGCTTACGCGGGACCATATTCCTCCGTCGTGGCGGTATGAATTTGACCCGCAGCACAATCCGTTCCTGCTGGAACGGCTGTCCGTGAACTCCGTATTTAATGCCGGCGCCATCCGGATAGGGGATTCGTTTCTGCTGGCGGCTCGTGTGGAAGGGGCGGACCGCAAATCTTTTTTTGCGATTGCCGAGAGCAAATCGGGAATCGAAGGATTTCGCTTCTGGGAGCGGCCTGTAGAGATACCGGAACTGGATGAGTCCGAGACGAATTTGTATGATTTGCGGCTGACGGCACACGAAGACGGCTGGATTTACGGGCTGTTTTGTGTGGAGTCGAAGGACCCTGCGGCTCCGCCGGAGGATACCTCGTCCGCCGTGGCTCAGGCGGGGATTGCACGGACGAAGGATTTGAAGAAATGGGAGCGGCTGGCGAATCTGAAAACCCCCTCGCCGCAGCAGCGGAATGTGGTGCTGCATCCGGAGTTTGTCAACGGCTGTTATGGGTTTTATACCCGGCCTCAGGACGGATTTATTCAGACCGGCTCCGGCGGCGGAATCGGCTGGGGGACCTGCCGGAGCATCGAAGAAGCCGTTCTCACGGAGGAAATCATCGTCGATGAAAAGCGGTACCATACGATTCAGGAAGTCAAAAACGGGCTGGGGCCGGCTCCCATAAAGACCCGATACGGCTGGCTGCATCTGGCCCACGGCGTGCGCAATACGGCGGCGGGGCTTCGGTATGTTTTGTATGTTTTTATGACGGATTTGACGTGTCCGTGGAAAGTGACTCATCGTCCGGGGGGATATCTGCTGGCCCCGCGGGGGTCGGAACGAGTCGGCGATGTTTCCAATGTGCTGTTCAGCAACGGTTGGATTTTGGATGACGAAGGGACTGTTTACCTTTATTACGGTTCGTCGGATACACGGCTGCATGTGGCAACCTGTCCGCTGGAGGCACTGGTGGACTACACGCTGAATACGCCGGAAGACGGCGGACGAACAAGCAAGTGTGTGCAGCAGCGGATCGAGTTAATTGAGCGAAATCAGACCTGGCTGCAGAAGGAGGGGCTTCTCTAA
- a CDS encoding AGE family epimerase/isomerase, protein MNEATIRQFLKQVEKELNGNILPFWLTHLRDGKNGGFVGWMSNDLVVDEKAPKGLILHTRLLWTFSALARFLGDSRCEAMAHDAFEVLRRDFWDERYGGAYWQVGAEGPLQVQKKTYGQAFLIYGLAEYYRLTQTSKALAMAMEVFERLEKQALDQEYEGYWEVMERDWTLAAKQQLSEGDLVAPKSMNAHLHLLEAFTELYSVRPVGKVGRRLEELLEIFQRFILDGQTHHFGLFFERDWKWLTRRVSFGHDIEGSWLLYRAAQVLGEEKRGPQTASVSLEIAEAVLREGLDADGSVLYERDEKGRTNAEKHFWCQAEAVVGFLNACQLSGRQEYLEAAWRLWRFIEDYQIDRTYGEWFWKLDARRKPDLSMPKVSEWKCPYHNSRACMETIQRLEMILKERVLNGQTVR, encoded by the coding sequence ATGAATGAAGCGACAATCAGGCAGTTTTTAAAGCAAGTCGAGAAGGAGCTGAACGGGAATATTCTGCCGTTTTGGCTGACGCATCTGCGGGACGGCAAGAACGGCGGATTTGTCGGCTGGATGAGCAATGATTTGGTGGTGGATGAAAAAGCGCCGAAGGGGCTGATTCTCCATACGCGGCTTTTGTGGACCTTTTCGGCACTGGCTCGCTTTCTGGGAGACAGCCGGTGTGAGGCGATGGCCCATGATGCCTTTGAGGTTTTGCGAAGAGATTTCTGGGATGAACGGTACGGAGGGGCCTACTGGCAGGTTGGAGCGGAAGGCCCGCTCCAGGTGCAGAAGAAAACCTACGGGCAGGCGTTTTTGATTTACGGACTTGCGGAGTATTATCGTTTGACGCAAACCTCGAAGGCCTTGGCGATGGCGATGGAGGTTTTTGAGCGGTTGGAGAAACAGGCTCTGGATCAAGAGTATGAGGGCTATTGGGAGGTGATGGAGCGGGACTGGACCCTGGCGGCCAAACAGCAGCTTAGTGAGGGGGATTTGGTGGCCCCCAAATCGATGAATGCACACCTGCATTTGCTGGAGGCCTTTACGGAATTGTATTCGGTTCGGCCTGTTGGGAAGGTCGGCAGGCGGCTGGAGGAGCTTCTCGAGATTTTCCAGCGGTTTATTCTCGACGGTCAGACGCATCATTTTGGTCTGTTTTTTGAGCGGGACTGGAAATGGCTGACCCGACGTGTTTCGTTTGGGCATGATATTGAAGGCAGCTGGCTGCTGTACCGAGCGGCTCAGGTGCTTGGGGAGGAAAAGCGGGGGCCGCAGACCGCGTCGGTTTCGCTGGAGATTGCGGAAGCGGTTTTGCGGGAGGGACTTGATGCGGACGGCAGTGTGCTGTATGAGCGGGATGAAAAAGGCCGAACGAATGCGGAAAAGCATTTCTGGTGCCAGGCGGAAGCGGTGGTCGGCTTTCTGAATGCCTGTCAGCTGAGCGGCCGACAGGAGTATCTGGAGGCGGCGTGGAGACTGTGGCGGTTTATTGAAGATTATCAGATTGACCGGACCTACGGCGAGTGGTTCTGGAAGCTGGATGCACGGCGAAAGCCCGATTTGTCCATGCCGAAGGTTTCGGAGTGGAAGTGCCCGTATCACAACAGCCGGGCCTGTATGGAGACCATTCAGCGGCTGGAAATGATTTTGAAGGAACGTGTTTTGAACGGACAGACAGTACGATGA
- a CDS encoding Na+:solute symporter has translation MKFTAIDIGIIVLYLVSVLAIGFLCSRRAGQSIHSYFLGGNRIPYPLLGIANASGMFDITGTMWLVTFFFIYGMKSVFIPWLWPIFNQVFLMIYLARWLRRSGVMTGAEWIGFRFGQGTGATLSHLSVVVFALVSVVSMLAYSFQGIGKFAAVFFPWDWPPSVYAIVLMGITTVYVIAGGMYSVVVTDLLQYAILTASGVCIAWIAMTRTTAGQIAASVPASWADLFFGWKLNLDWSGLLEAGNAKIAQDGWEYFTVFVLLMLFKGIPASMAGPAPNYDMQRILATRNPREAGLMSWFTCVALFVPRYLMVASIGVLGLVFYRQTLNEMGSRVDFEQVMPYVLNHFVPSGLLGFVLAGLLAAFMSTFDCTVNAGASYVVKDLYQRYIRPDASSKRLVRMSYISSLLIVLAGIGVGFTAKSIHQICEWIVAGLYGGYIAPNVLKWHWWRFNGYGYFAGMAAGLAASLVFPLILPGRPSLYTFPLLFGISLAASIGVSLMTRADGPEVLKRFYVRTRPWGFWGPVLRAVQEENPAFVPNRCFRQDMVNAAVGIVWQLSLCTLPFYFVLRHWKGFWISGAVLAATSIFLKRNWYDRLGDEVESVEPAAG, from the coding sequence GTGAAGTTTACAGCAATTGACATCGGCATAATTGTTTTGTATCTGGTGAGCGTGCTGGCAATCGGGTTTCTGTGCTCGCGGCGGGCGGGCCAGAGCATTCATTCCTATTTTCTGGGGGGCAATCGGATACCGTATCCGCTGTTGGGGATTGCCAATGCATCGGGGATGTTTGATATAACCGGCACGATGTGGCTGGTGACCTTCTTTTTCATCTACGGGATGAAAAGCGTATTTATTCCGTGGCTGTGGCCGATTTTCAATCAGGTATTTTTGATGATTTATCTGGCCCGATGGCTGCGGCGTTCCGGAGTGATGACCGGGGCCGAATGGATTGGGTTTCGGTTCGGTCAGGGAACGGGGGCGACTTTATCCCATTTAAGCGTAGTCGTCTTTGCGCTGGTGAGCGTGGTGAGTATGCTGGCGTATTCGTTTCAGGGAATCGGCAAATTTGCCGCGGTCTTTTTCCCCTGGGATTGGCCGCCTTCGGTTTATGCGATTGTCCTGATGGGAATTACGACAGTGTATGTGATTGCCGGCGGGATGTACAGCGTGGTGGTGACGGATTTGCTTCAGTACGCCATTCTGACCGCCTCGGGTGTCTGTATTGCCTGGATTGCTATGACGAGAACGACCGCCGGTCAGATTGCGGCCTCTGTTCCGGCCAGCTGGGCGGATTTGTTTTTCGGCTGGAAACTGAATCTGGACTGGTCAGGGCTGCTGGAGGCGGGCAATGCCAAGATTGCTCAGGACGGCTGGGAGTATTTTACGGTTTTTGTGCTGCTGATGCTTTTTAAGGGGATTCCGGCCAGCATGGCAGGACCAGCGCCGAATTATGATATGCAGCGGATTCTGGCGACGCGGAACCCCCGGGAGGCCGGGCTGATGAGCTGGTTTACCTGTGTGGCGCTCTTTGTGCCGCGGTATCTGATGGTGGCCTCCATTGGAGTGCTTGGGCTGGTGTTTTATCGGCAGACGCTGAATGAGATGGGCTCGCGGGTGGATTTTGAACAAGTGATGCCGTATGTGCTGAATCATTTTGTTCCGAGCGGTCTGTTGGGGTTTGTGCTGGCGGGTCTGCTGGCGGCGTTTATGAGCACGTTTGACTGCACGGTGAACGCCGGCGCTTCCTATGTGGTCAAAGACCTTTATCAGCGGTATATTCGGCCGGATGCTTCGTCCAAGCGGCTGGTTCGGATGAGTTATATCAGTTCCCTGCTGATTGTTCTGGCGGGAATCGGGGTGGGATTTACGGCCAAGTCGATTCATCAGATCTGTGAGTGGATTGTCGCGGGGCTGTACGGCGGGTATATCGCGCCGAATGTGCTCAAGTGGCACTGGTGGCGGTTTAACGGGTATGGATATTTTGCCGGAATGGCGGCCGGACTGGCGGCGTCGCTGGTCTTTCCGCTGATTCTGCCGGGGCGTCCGTCTTTGTATACGTTCCCGCTTCTGTTCGGCATCAGTCTGGCGGCCTCCATCGGGGTTTCTCTGATGACCAGAGCGGATGGCCCGGAGGTGCTGAAGCGGTTTTATGTCCGCACGCGTCCGTGGGGATTCTGGGGACCCGTCTTGCGGGCTGTTCAAGAGGAAAATCCTGCATTTGTCCCGAACCGCTGTTTTCGGCAGGATATGGTGAATGCAGCGGTTGGGATTGTCTGGCAACTGAGTTTGTGCACGCTGCCGTTTTATTTTGTGCTGCGGCACTGGAAGGGATTCTGGATTTCAGGGGCGGTGCTGGCGGCAACGTCGATTTTTCTGAAGCGGAACTGGTACGATCGTCTGGGAGACGAAGTGGAATCTGTTGAGCCTGCAGCGGGATAA